TTCGAGCGGATGTTCCAGCAGGTCGTGCAGTACATGCAGGAGGATCCCGCGCAGAGGTACAACCTCATCATTGGCACGGATTCCCTACTCGGCGACGATACCTGCTTCGTGACGGCGATCATCATCCACCGGGTCGGACACGGCGGCCGGTACTTCTACCACAAGTTCCGCAACCGGAAAATCGAAAGCCTCCGTCAGCGGATCCTCTACGAGACCTCGCTCAGCCTA
The genomic region above belongs to bacterium and contains:
- a CDS encoding ribonuclease H-like YkuK family protein — translated: MEFISPTYGKLSFERMFQQVVQYMQEDPAQRYNLIIGTDSLLGDDTCFVTAIIIHRVGHGGRYFYHKFRNRKIESLRQRILYETSLSL